The Rhizobium sp. BT03 genome has a window encoding:
- a CDS encoding histidine phosphatase family protein produces MFGLYITHPQVRIDANVPVPKWGLSDLGAARARKAAESGWAKQLRRIVSSDETKAIETAEILAAASGVTIEIVHAMHENDRSATGFLPPPQFEEAADWFFAHPEESFKGWERAVDAQARIVTAVKAVLATHDATAPIAFVGHGGVGTLLKCHLAGRPIDRDRDQPGGGGNLYAFGLADLALTCDWTPIEDWQG; encoded by the coding sequence ATGTTCGGGCTCTATATCACCCATCCGCAAGTCAGGATCGATGCCAACGTGCCGGTGCCGAAATGGGGGCTTTCCGATCTCGGCGCGGCGCGGGCGCGCAAGGCGGCCGAGAGCGGCTGGGCGAAGCAATTGCGGCGCATCGTCTCCAGCGACGAGACGAAGGCGATCGAGACGGCCGAAATTCTGGCGGCAGCTTCCGGCGTGACGATCGAGATCGTCCACGCCATGCATGAAAACGACCGTTCGGCCACCGGCTTCCTGCCGCCGCCGCAATTCGAGGAAGCGGCCGACTGGTTCTTCGCCCATCCTGAGGAAAGCTTCAAAGGCTGGGAGCGCGCCGTCGATGCGCAGGCCCGCATCGTTACGGCGGTGAAGGCCGTTCTCGCCACCCATGATGCGACAGCGCCGATCGCCTTCGTCGGTCATGGCGGCGTCGGCACGCTGCTCAAATGCCATCTGGCCGGCCGGCCGATCGACCGCGACCGCGACCAGCCGGGCGGCGGCGGCAATCTCTATGCTTTCGGCCTTGCGGATCTGGCCCTGACATGCGACTGGACACCCATCGAAGACTGGCAGGGGTGA
- the pyrF gene encoding orotidine-5'-phosphate decarboxylase, which produces MDARERLIVGLDVATIGEAEKLVSTLGDDILFYKIGYQLVFAGGLEFARDLAASGKKIFLDMKLLDIDNTVASGVENIAKMGMSMLTLHAYPKAMKAAVEAAAGSGLCLLGVTVLTSMDAEDLADAGYSQDPHSLVLRRAGQARAAGMGGIVCSAAEAAEVREIVGPDMAIVTPGIRPTGSDHGDQKRVMTPFDALKAGATHLVVARPIVKAPDPRHAARAVLNEMVAARWPANR; this is translated from the coding sequence ATGGACGCACGCGAGCGGCTGATCGTCGGCTTGGATGTTGCAACGATCGGCGAGGCGGAAAAACTGGTCTCCACGCTCGGCGACGACATTCTCTTCTATAAGATCGGCTATCAGCTGGTCTTTGCCGGCGGCCTCGAATTCGCCCGCGATCTCGCCGCAAGCGGCAAGAAAATCTTTCTCGACATGAAGCTGCTCGACATCGACAACACGGTTGCGTCGGGCGTCGAGAACATCGCCAAGATGGGCATGTCGATGCTGACGCTGCATGCCTATCCCAAAGCGATGAAGGCCGCGGTCGAGGCTGCGGCCGGCTCCGGCCTCTGCCTGCTCGGCGTCACCGTGCTGACCTCGATGGATGCCGAAGACCTTGCCGACGCCGGCTACAGCCAGGATCCGCACAGCCTGGTGCTGCGCCGCGCCGGACAGGCGCGCGCCGCCGGCATGGGCGGTATCGTCTGCTCGGCGGCTGAGGCGGCCGAGGTGCGCGAGATCGTCGGACCCGACATGGCGATCGTCACACCCGGCATTCGCCCGACGGGCAGCGACCATGGCGACCAGAAGCGGGTGATGACGCCGTTCGACGCGCTGAAGGCGGGGGCGACGCATCTCGTCGTTGCCCGGCCGATCGTCAAGGCGCCCGATCCCCGGCATGCCGCTCGCGCCGTGCTCAACGAAATGGTTGCTGCGCGCTGGCCGGCAAACCGCTGA
- a CDS encoding DUF1330 domain-containing protein translates to MAKGYWIARVDVRDAERYKDYVAAAKPAFEKYGANFLARGGSFTELEGKARARNVVIEFPSMQHAVDCYNSPEYQIAAKIRQEAADAEMVVVEGI, encoded by the coding sequence ATGGCCAAGGGATATTGGATCGCCCGCGTCGACGTTCGCGATGCCGAGCGCTATAAGGATTACGTGGCGGCGGCCAAGCCCGCCTTCGAAAAATACGGCGCGAATTTCCTGGCGCGCGGCGGCTCCTTCACCGAACTCGAAGGCAAGGCGCGCGCTCGCAATGTCGTGATCGAATTCCCCTCGATGCAGCATGCCGTCGACTGCTATAATTCACCGGAATACCAGATCGCCGCGAAAATCCGCCAGGAAGCGGCGGATGCGGAAATGGTCGTCGTCGAAGGTATCTGA
- a CDS encoding complex I NDUFA9 subunit family protein: MTLANLPPLVTVFGGSGFVGRHVVRALAKRGYRIRVAVRRPDLAGFLQPLGNVGQISFVQANLRYRSSIDRAVDGADHVVNCVGILHETGRNTFDAVQEFGARAVAEAARNAGATLAHISAIGASANSESGYGRTKGRAETAILSVKPDAVIFRPSIVFGPEDSFFNKFADMARMSPVLPLIGGGKTKFQPVYVEDVAEAVARAVDGKVAGGKIYELGGPEVLSFRECLEMMLKVTTRKNPLVSLPFGIASMIGSIASLIPFITPPITPDQVRMLKHDNIVSREAGAEGRTLKGLGIAPTMAASVLGSYLVHYRPHGQYTGTGKAA; the protein is encoded by the coding sequence ATGACCCTTGCCAACCTGCCGCCGCTCGTCACCGTGTTCGGAGGGTCCGGCTTCGTCGGCAGGCACGTCGTTCGAGCGCTCGCCAAGCGCGGCTATCGCATCCGTGTCGCCGTGCGCCGTCCCGATCTCGCCGGCTTCCTGCAGCCGCTCGGTAATGTCGGCCAGATCTCCTTCGTCCAGGCAAACCTGCGTTATCGCAGCTCGATCGACCGCGCCGTCGACGGTGCTGATCATGTCGTCAACTGCGTCGGCATTCTGCACGAGACCGGCCGCAACACCTTCGACGCGGTGCAGGAATTCGGTGCGCGCGCGGTCGCAGAAGCGGCGCGCAACGCCGGCGCCACGCTCGCCCATATTTCGGCGATCGGCGCCAGCGCGAATTCCGAGTCCGGCTATGGCCGCACCAAGGGCCGCGCCGAAACCGCAATCCTCTCCGTCAAGCCCGATGCGGTGATCTTCCGCCCGTCGATCGTCTTCGGCCCGGAGGACAGCTTCTTCAACAAGTTTGCCGACATGGCCCGCATGTCGCCGGTTCTGCCGCTGATCGGCGGCGGCAAGACGAAATTCCAGCCCGTCTATGTCGAGGATGTCGCCGAGGCCGTCGCCCGCGCCGTCGACGGCAAGGTCGCCGGCGGCAAGATCTATGAGCTTGGCGGGCCGGAGGTGCTGAGCTTCCGCGAATGTCTCGAGATGATGCTGAAGGTGACGACCCGCAAGAACCCGCTGGTCTCCCTGCCCTTCGGCATTGCGTCGATGATCGGCAGCATCGCCTCGCTCATCCCTTTCATAACCCCGCCGATCACGCCGGATCAGGTGCGCATGCTGAAGCATGACAACATCGTTTCCCGGGAAGCTGGGGCGGAGGGCCGCACGCTGAAGGGCCTCGGCATTGCGCCCACCATGGCCGCATCGGTGCTCGGCTCCTATCTCGTGCATTATCGTCCGCACGGCCAGTATACCGGCACCGGCAAGGCCGCCTGA